Proteins encoded in a region of the Flavobacteriaceae bacterium HL-DH10 genome:
- a CDS encoding glycoside hydrolase family 2 TIM barrel-domain containing protein, protein MNKLFKTVLLTFISVCLNTHQVFSSDWVNFNKDWKFTKGNPENANSESFDDSSWENVKIPHDWAIAGPFDPDGNGGTGKLPWQGEGWYRKTFEVNAEDQGKVVYVKFDGIMSSPKIYVNGKLAGKWDYGYSTFYLNISDFVNFGEENTIAVYVDTRNHGSRWYPGAGMYRKVEMMVCNKVHKEIWGSYITTPVVKEAYAEMRVLTNIKNLENEDKKVTVLTTVISPEGKEIEHFRTRERIVSPNGSREFDSWMTITRPNLWDLENPILYTLRTDVLIDGELVNSDETPFGFRSFEFTANDGFFLNDKHVQIKGVNLHHDNGPLGAVFNKRAMERKLEIMKEMGCNAIRNSHNICAPELIELCDKMGLLVFNEAFDKYDNKADITPETNFYEFGERIIKNFVMRDRNNPSVIIWSIGNEMGDIQGNANYGLQRLAAMVGFVKRFDITRPVTMVCDQNQNAHWRHFDYYDIHAYNYSQRWLPARTMAPDKSVIISESASTVSTRGYYDLNIPKDFFEPIKQRSSSDYHSNIPKSEDSKKVPVRRNRNVTADNAYFVNNGREARRTQVSSYDVEAPWWAEVLDDDFLWQENDSYIAGEFVWTGFDYLGEPTPINSARSSYFGIVDLCGMPKDRFYLYQSYWRPDYDMVHILPHWNWKGNEGDTIPVFIYTNGDEAELFLNGKSLGKQAKKTQSLTSKERYRLMWMNVLYESGELKAVAYKEGKVIGEKIINTAGEPYAVKLTPDRSIIDADGEDLSFVMVEAYDKDGNLCPLAENKIDFEVTGAGEIVAVGNGNPQSLEPYITNYRKLFYGKAMLIIRSKENVEGKVNVLATSDGLKKAKVELKTEL, encoded by the coding sequence ATGAATAAGTTGTTTAAAACTGTATTATTAACTTTTATTTCGGTTTGTTTAAATACACATCAGGTATTTTCGAGTGATTGGGTGAACTTTAACAAAGATTGGAAATTCACTAAAGGAAATCCGGAAAATGCAAATTCGGAAAGTTTTGACGACTCATCGTGGGAAAATGTAAAAATCCCACACGACTGGGCAATAGCTGGTCCTTTCGATCCCGATGGTAATGGAGGCACCGGAAAATTGCCATGGCAAGGCGAAGGTTGGTATCGTAAAACCTTCGAAGTAAATGCCGAAGATCAGGGAAAAGTTGTTTATGTGAAATTCGACGGCATCATGTCGTCTCCTAAAATTTATGTGAACGGAAAACTTGCAGGAAAATGGGATTATGGTTACAGTACTTTCTACCTTAATATTTCTGACTTTGTAAATTTCGGAGAAGAAAATACCATCGCAGTTTATGTTGATACTCGAAATCACGGAAGCCGCTGGTATCCGGGTGCAGGTATGTACAGAAAGGTGGAAATGATGGTATGTAACAAGGTGCATAAAGAAATTTGGGGGTCCTACATTACAACACCCGTTGTTAAAGAAGCTTACGCCGAAATGCGTGTATTAACCAACATTAAAAACCTTGAGAATGAAGATAAAAAAGTTACCGTACTTACAACAGTCATCAGTCCTGAAGGAAAAGAAATTGAACATTTCAGGACTCGGGAAAGAATAGTTTCTCCAAATGGATCACGAGAATTTGATTCCTGGATGACCATCACTCGACCCAATTTATGGGATCTTGAGAACCCGATATTGTATACACTAAGAACCGATGTATTAATCGATGGTGAGCTTGTAAACTCTGATGAAACTCCATTTGGTTTCAGATCATTTGAATTTACTGCCAACGATGGTTTTTTTCTGAATGACAAACATGTACAAATAAAAGGGGTAAACCTACATCACGACAACGGTCCCCTTGGTGCAGTTTTCAATAAACGAGCAATGGAACGCAAACTCGAAATTATGAAAGAAATGGGGTGTAACGCCATTCGAAATAGTCATAATATATGTGCTCCCGAATTGATTGAACTATGCGACAAAATGGGCCTGCTAGTATTTAATGAAGCATTTGATAAATACGACAACAAAGCCGATATAACGCCTGAAACCAATTTCTACGAATTTGGCGAACGAATCATTAAAAACTTCGTTATGCGCGACCGCAATAACCCCTCGGTAATTATTTGGAGTATTGGAAACGAAATGGGCGATATTCAGGGTAATGCCAATTATGGATTACAAAGGTTGGCTGCAATGGTTGGTTTTGTGAAACGTTTCGACATCACTCGCCCTGTAACAATGGTTTGCGATCAAAATCAAAATGCCCACTGGCGACATTTCGATTATTACGATATCCATGCATACAACTACAGTCAGCGCTGGTTGCCGGCTCGCACAATGGCACCTGATAAAAGTGTAATCATTAGCGAATCGGCATCAACCGTTAGTACTCGCGGATATTACGATTTAAATATTCCTAAAGATTTCTTTGAACCAATAAAACAACGAAGCAGTAGCGATTATCATAGCAATATCCCTAAATCTGAAGATTCTAAAAAAGTACCTGTAAGACGAAACAGAAATGTAACAGCTGATAATGCTTATTTTGTTAACAATGGAAGAGAAGCACGAAGAACACAAGTAAGCTCATACGATGTCGAAGCTCCTTGGTGGGCCGAAGTTTTAGATGATGACTTTTTGTGGCAGGAAAACGACAGCTATATAGCTGGAGAATTTGTTTGGACAGGCTTCGATTATTTGGGTGAACCAACACCTATTAATTCTGCACGCAGTTCTTACTTTGGAATCGTTGACCTTTGTGGAATGCCAAAAGACCGCTTTTATCTTTACCAGAGTTATTGGCGCCCCGATTACGACATGGTTCACATTCTACCGCATTGGAATTGGAAAGGAAATGAAGGAGACACTATTCCTGTATTTATATATACCAATGGCGACGAAGCTGAATTGTTCTTAAACGGAAAATCGCTGGGAAAACAAGCAAAAAAAACACAATCGTTAACTTCTAAAGAACGTTACCGCTTAATGTGGATGAATGTTTTGTATGAATCAGGAGAATTAAAAGCAGTGGCTTACAAAGAGGGAAAAGTGATTGGTGAAAAAATTATCAATACTGCAGGTGAACCTTATGCAGTAAAATTAACCCCCGACCGAAGCATAATTGATGCTGATGGTGAGGATTTAAGTTTCGTTATGGTAGAAGCCTACGATAAAGATGGAAACCTTTGCCCATTGGCCGAAAATAAAATTGACTTTGAAGTTACAGGAGCAGGAGAAATTGTAGCCGTTGGAAATGGAAATCCTCAATCCCTTGAACCTTACATTACCAACTATCGAAAGCTTTTTTATGGTAAAGCAATGTTGATCATCAGATCAAAAGAGAATGTTGAAGGAAAAGTAAATGTACTAGCAACTTCAGACGGACTGAAAAAGGCTAAAGTTGAATTAAAAACAGAATTGTAA
- a CDS encoding PmoA family protein — MKQIFSCCLLVVFLLSCNKKQEYHLDIQYANSLVATPVALNIPDFANESLFTLYNEKEKIPYQIDSANNKIWFVHQPARSINYFIEKRQGNRVPDNIMKLRKKEGSLQLLLADNPVIQYRYEMHYPPTGVDSIFRKSGYLHPVLTPKGDTLSRINPPDHNHHYGIWGPWTHTQIDTTRVDFWNLVEAQGTVLFKEFKSTTTGSVFNGFNAIQEHIDLKTKKAPQIALNESLEVRVWDLGRPDRYMFDYSSSFSSPLENGILFEAYRYGGGIGMRFNEHWKKDNCQVLTSEGKTRLDADGSNARWAIVSSQDSKGEGVNGILFMSYPENRMHPEPMRVWPIDANEGRGDMFFEFCPIRHQEWKIDPNQTYSLKYRMVVFDGKLTAKEAEAYWQAFAKP, encoded by the coding sequence ATGAAACAAATATTCTCGTGTTGTCTTTTAGTTGTCTTTTTATTGTCATGTAACAAGAAACAAGAGTACCATTTAGATATTCAATATGCTAATAGTTTGGTTGCAACACCAGTGGCTTTAAATATCCCAGATTTTGCTAATGAATCTTTATTTACTTTATATAATGAAAAGGAGAAAATACCTTATCAAATTGATAGTGCCAACAATAAAATCTGGTTTGTACATCAACCCGCCAGATCTATCAATTACTTTATTGAGAAAAGGCAAGGTAATAGGGTTCCTGATAATATAATGAAGTTAAGAAAAAAGGAAGGTAGTCTCCAGTTACTCTTAGCAGACAATCCTGTTATACAGTATAGATACGAGATGCATTATCCGCCAACGGGCGTAGATTCTATATTTAGAAAATCGGGATATCTACACCCTGTTTTAACCCCCAAGGGCGATACGTTATCGCGAATTAATCCTCCAGATCATAATCACCATTACGGTATTTGGGGGCCATGGACACATACGCAAATTGATACTACTCGTGTTGATTTTTGGAATCTTGTGGAAGCACAAGGAACCGTACTTTTTAAAGAGTTTAAATCAACTACAACTGGATCGGTGTTTAATGGCTTTAATGCGATTCAAGAGCATATAGACTTAAAAACTAAAAAGGCTCCTCAAATAGCTCTAAATGAAAGTTTAGAAGTTCGAGTTTGGGATCTCGGTAGACCAGACCGTTACATGTTTGATTATAGCTCATCTTTTAGTTCACCATTAGAAAATGGTATTCTTTTTGAGGCATATAGATATGGTGGAGGTATAGGGATGCGTTTTAATGAACATTGGAAAAAGGATAATTGTCAAGTATTAACATCTGAAGGAAAAACCCGTTTAGATGCCGATGGGTCTAATGCTCGTTGGGCTATTGTAAGTAGTCAAGACAGCAAGGGTGAAGGCGTTAATGGTATTTTATTTATGAGTTACCCAGAAAATAGAATGCACCCTGAACCAATGCGTGTATGGCCTATAGATGCCAATGAAGGTCGGGGCGATATGTTTTTTGAGTTTTGTCCCATCCGTCATCAAGAATGGAAAATAGACCCAAATCAAACCTACAGTCTTAAATACCGTATGGTGGTGTTTGATGGAAAGTTAACAGCAAAAGAGGCTGAAGCTTATTGGCAGGCATTCGCCAAACCCTAA
- a CDS encoding family 43 glycosylhydrolase, whose protein sequence is MKTSNFKIPKIILAVLTILFMGGICASAQTNNIKNDSFWNTQNGDPIYSQGGGIFQFPHPETGEIKYFWYGVHYKEAELYREDYSTTQPRNSFEGVTCYSSTDLVNWKAEGHVLKKEEVFDGSQRSWGWLGRMGVAYVKETNQYVLIIQYNSSVLFAVADSPLGPFKKQHRKDMTSWIGTPNTGDQTVFTDTDTEKSYLVYSYGKGRNKIYISEIGIKNDSITLLDYKQVFKGAGREGNCMFKYKGKYYIAASQLYGWDGSLAYYLVSDDIMGPYLPTNDMQVIPGVEDDYAHISQTGFFVTVRGSKEETVVFCGDRWADFAGNGLGYNQWCPLSFNGDVPYFNSLNSWNLDAETGEWEVADDNNWVNNASFEADRKEMPSSKKPVQTRLRGWETTIIQGTEVSLEPNSPKLNHANTEEERKVVIGERSLNMSDQVDFTRQVHQVISSSPHVEFPNATYTLTAKIKNSGNFNKLEMYAKSGKKHFKITVKEENDNWATITLEGIKVKDNEVEIGFLADGKARAFCLVDDVTLLKAN, encoded by the coding sequence ATGAAAACCTCAAATTTCAAAATCCCTAAAATAATTCTTGCTGTGCTTACCATTTTATTTATGGGTGGAATATGTGCTTCAGCACAAACGAACAATATTAAAAACGACAGTTTTTGGAATACTCAAAACGGGGACCCCATTTACAGCCAGGGTGGCGGTATTTTTCAATTTCCACATCCCGAAACTGGAGAAATAAAATACTTTTGGTATGGTGTACATTACAAAGAGGCCGAGCTTTACCGAGAAGATTATTCTACAACACAACCTCGTAATTCTTTCGAAGGTGTGACCTGCTACTCCTCTACCGATTTAGTTAATTGGAAAGCCGAAGGTCATGTATTAAAAAAAGAAGAAGTCTTTGATGGCTCACAACGAAGTTGGGGATGGCTGGGTCGTATGGGAGTCGCATATGTAAAAGAAACTAATCAATACGTATTGATAATTCAATACAACTCAAGTGTGCTTTTTGCTGTTGCAGATTCACCTTTGGGACCATTCAAGAAGCAACACCGAAAAGACATGACAAGTTGGATTGGAACTCCAAACACAGGAGACCAAACCGTATTTACCGATACCGATACCGAAAAATCTTATTTGGTTTATAGCTATGGAAAAGGACGAAATAAAATTTACATTTCCGAGATAGGAATAAAAAACGACTCCATAACTTTATTAGACTACAAACAGGTTTTTAAAGGGGCTGGTCGTGAAGGAAACTGTATGTTTAAATACAAAGGCAAGTATTATATTGCAGCTTCACAGTTATATGGATGGGATGGATCATTGGCTTACTACTTAGTATCCGACGATATTATGGGACCTTATCTCCCTACCAACGATATGCAGGTAATTCCAGGTGTAGAAGATGATTATGCCCACATTTCACAAACCGGATTTTTTGTCACAGTTAGAGGAAGCAAAGAAGAAACTGTAGTTTTCTGTGGTGATCGTTGGGCCGATTTTGCCGGAAATGGTTTAGGCTATAACCAATGGTGCCCGCTATCGTTCAATGGCGATGTGCCTTATTTTAACTCGCTCAATTCATGGAATCTTGATGCCGAAACCGGTGAATGGGAAGTGGCAGACGACAACAACTGGGTAAACAACGCCAGCTTCGAAGCCGACAGAAAAGAAATGCCAAGTTCCAAAAAACCCGTACAAACCCGATTAAGAGGTTGGGAAACCACAATCATACAAGGTACCGAAGTTTCACTAGAGCCAAATTCGCCAAAACTAAATCATGCAAATACCGAAGAAGAACGTAAAGTAGTAATTGGCGAAAGAAGTTTGAATATGAGCGATCAGGTTGACTTTACGCGTCAGGTGCACCAGGTTATCTCTTCATCTCCGCACGTAGAATTTCCAAATGCTACTTATACTCTTACTGCAAAAATTAAAAACAGTGGCAATTTCAATAAGCTTGAAATGTATGCTAAATCGGGTAAAAAGCATTTCAAGATAACTGTTAAAGAAGAAAATGATAACTGGGCAACCATTACTCTCGAAGGAATTAAAGTTAAAGATAACGAGGTTGAAATTGGTTTTCTTGCCGATGGAAAAGCTCGCGCTTTCTGCCTAGTTGATGATGTTACTTTATTAAAAGCAAATTAA
- a CDS encoding glycosyl hydrolase 53 family protein, whose amino-acid sequence MKTKSYLIQPTNVLVLLFFLLVVLLNSSCATKPSPFSIGADISFIPQMEARGAAYYDSNNVKKDICLIMAENNFDNIRLRIFVNPEAENGYSKGGFCDLDHTIAMAKRIKAAGMKFTLDFHYSDTWADPDKQFKPLAWEGLTEEALENQLYEHTKDALNKFVKANVAPDIVQVGNEISHGMVWPDAKVMDNATEEDWESLMGLYIAGQKAVREILPGAQLMVHLALGGQNKLCREFLDKMNKYGAEFDIVGLSYYEKWHGTYNDLKINLYDLAATYNKPVSVCEYSAGKNNIKVINDIVRSVPNGLGYGTMAWEPGRALFNREGKASTEIFAIYKEIRSNYSKQKTQPVVAPPFDRKLNIEKPIIGADISFVPQEKARGKKYSDNGIQKDVMGILKDNKFNWIRLRLFVDPTAENGYSKEGYCGIDSTLAMAKRIKAVGLNFLLDFHYSDTWADPAKQFTPAAWSNLHGSALEGKIYSYTQETVQRFIDEGVRPEMIQIGNEIHNGMLWPSGKITEKSAESFCVLLRCASAAVRSVDPSINLMVHIAKAHDLSNSVKFFDKIISRDVKFDIIGQSYYPEWHGNLDNMESNMIELANRYKKPIVIVEYKEHKKEVNDIVKNLPNGLGLGTFIWEATSPHWGNLFNRDGSTNEHMKIYPEFHKNYN is encoded by the coding sequence ATGAAAACTAAGTCGTATTTAATTCAGCCAACAAATGTACTTGTCCTTTTATTTTTTTTGTTGGTTGTTTTATTAAATAGCAGTTGCGCTACTAAACCTTCTCCTTTTAGTATTGGAGCCGACATTTCCTTTATCCCTCAAATGGAAGCAAGAGGAGCTGCATATTATGATTCTAATAATGTTAAAAAGGATATCTGTTTAATTATGGCAGAAAATAACTTTGATAATATTCGACTCCGAATATTTGTTAATCCTGAAGCTGAAAACGGCTATTCAAAAGGTGGTTTTTGTGATCTCGACCATACCATCGCCATGGCTAAGCGTATAAAAGCTGCTGGGATGAAATTCACGCTTGATTTTCACTATAGTGATACTTGGGCCGATCCAGATAAGCAATTCAAACCTTTGGCTTGGGAAGGACTAACAGAAGAAGCACTCGAAAACCAATTATATGAACATACCAAAGACGCTTTAAATAAATTTGTAAAAGCTAATGTAGCTCCTGACATTGTGCAGGTTGGTAATGAAATAAGTCATGGAATGGTTTGGCCTGATGCTAAGGTGATGGACAATGCAACCGAAGAAGATTGGGAGTCATTGATGGGCCTCTACATTGCAGGTCAGAAAGCCGTTCGTGAAATATTGCCAGGAGCACAATTAATGGTACATCTTGCTTTAGGTGGTCAAAATAAACTTTGCCGTGAATTTCTTGATAAAATGAATAAATATGGAGCTGAATTCGACATTGTTGGTTTGTCGTATTATGAAAAATGGCACGGAACTTACAACGATTTAAAAATAAACCTTTACGATCTTGCTGCTACTTACAATAAGCCAGTTAGTGTTTGTGAATATAGTGCAGGTAAGAATAACATTAAAGTTATTAACGACATTGTGCGTTCGGTACCAAATGGCTTAGGTTATGGTACAATGGCATGGGAACCAGGTAGAGCTCTTTTCAATCGTGAAGGAAAAGCTTCGACCGAAATATTTGCAATCTACAAAGAGATTAGAAGCAACTATTCAAAGCAAAAAACTCAGCCAGTTGTCGCTCCTCCCTTTGATAGAAAATTAAATATTGAAAAGCCAATTATTGGTGCTGATATTTCATTTGTTCCACAAGAAAAAGCCAGAGGAAAGAAGTATTCAGACAATGGCATTCAGAAGGATGTTATGGGAATTCTAAAAGACAACAAGTTTAATTGGATTCGATTACGTTTGTTTGTTGACCCGACTGCAGAGAATGGTTATTCTAAAGAGGGCTATTGCGGTATAGATAGTACTTTAGCAATGGCCAAACGCATTAAAGCTGTAGGTTTGAATTTTCTATTGGACTTTCATTATAGTGATACATGGGCCGATCCTGCAAAACAATTCACCCCAGCAGCATGGTCTAATTTACATGGCTCAGCATTAGAAGGAAAAATCTATAGTTACACTCAGGAAACAGTGCAAAGGTTTATTGATGAAGGGGTACGGCCTGAAATGATTCAAATTGGTAATGAAATCCATAATGGCATGTTGTGGCCAAGTGGAAAAATAACCGAAAAATCGGCTGAGTCGTTTTGTGTTCTATTACGTTGTGCAAGTGCTGCTGTTCGATCCGTTGATCCAAGCATTAATTTAATGGTTCATATTGCTAAAGCACACGATTTAAGCAACTCTGTTAAGTTCTTTGATAAAATTATTAGTCGCGATGTAAAATTCGATATAATAGGTCAATCTTATTATCCTGAATGGCATGGCAATTTAGATAATATGGAATCGAACATGATTGAATTGGCTAATCGCTACAAAAAGCCAATCGTTATTGTAGAATACAAAGAGCATAAAAAAGAAGTCAACGACATCGTGAAGAATCTGCCGAATGGATTAGGTTTAGGGACATTTATATGGGAAGCAACCTCTCCACATTGGGGAAATCTTTTTAATAGAGATGGTTCCACCAATGAGCATATGAAAATATATCCTGAGTTTCACAAAAATTATAATTGA
- a CDS encoding IS3 family transposase, whose protein sequence is MTHCFGLKRNAYYKYKNRADKRLKLEQPIIEIIMKRRKSLPREGVRKLVKSLDDEFTKANLKVGRDTLFNVLRKHQMLTLRKKYSSRTTNSLHRFYKYKNIIKDVEVSKSNQVWVSDITYIRTVKGFCYLALITDMYSRKIVGYDLSDSLELNGCVRALNKAIYQAKSFKGLIHHSDRGIQYCSNVYTQILKRNKIDISMTEENHCYENALAERVNGILKDEFYLDQTFTNIDHAKRATKNAINLYNEIRLHLSLDFKTPNMVYKLSA, encoded by the coding sequence ATAACCCATTGTTTTGGGCTTAAACGCAATGCATACTATAAGTATAAAAACAGAGCTGATAAGCGTTTAAAACTAGAACAGCCGATTATTGAGATTATAATGAAAAGACGCAAATCCCTGCCTAGAGAAGGCGTGCGTAAACTGGTTAAATCATTAGATGATGAGTTTACCAAAGCTAACCTTAAAGTCGGTAGAGATACACTGTTTAATGTCCTTAGAAAACATCAAATGCTTACACTTAGAAAGAAATATAGTTCCAGAACAACAAACTCACTGCATCGTTTTTATAAGTACAAAAACATTATAAAAGATGTAGAGGTTTCTAAATCTAATCAGGTTTGGGTGTCTGACATTACTTATATAAGAACCGTAAAAGGATTTTGTTACCTAGCTTTAATAACAGATATGTATTCAAGGAAAATTGTGGGGTATGACCTTAGTGATAGTCTGGAACTAAACGGATGCGTGAGAGCTCTTAACAAGGCTATATATCAAGCTAAAAGCTTCAAAGGACTCATACACCATTCTGACAGAGGTATCCAATATTGTAGCAATGTATATACACAAATCCTGAAAAGAAATAAGATAGATATCAGTATGACTGAAGAAAACCATTGTTATGAAAATGCCCTAGCAGAAAGGGTTAACGGGATTCTTAAAGATGAATTTTATCTCGACCAAACCTTTACAAATATAGATCACGCGAAAAGAGCCACAAAAAATGCGATTAATTTATACAACGAAATAAGATTACACTTATCTTTAGATTTTAAAACACCGAATATGGTATATAAATTATCAGCCTAA
- a CDS encoding Gfo/Idh/MocA family oxidoreductase, whose product MNRRKFINQTALGTVAMVGFPSIVPAHVLGKNAPSNKINIGQIGCGRIARSHDIYDTIRFDEARFVAVCDVDSKRVLDAKNLVDGFYKKKTGKDNYMDTRVYEDYREMLLNKDIDAVVISTPDHWHSQPAMEAALAGKDIYLQKPTSLTVKEGQQLRDVVKKTGSILQVGTQQRAMPQFRYAAELVRNGRIGNLHTVKIGLPGDPAGPEAPEMPIPSNLNFDMWLGSTPNVPYTEIGVHPQDGYNRPGWLRQRNYGAGMITGWGQHHYDSAAWGMNTELSGPISVEALAEFPKSGLWNVHGDFFVKHEYDNGIEVYTSGGYTNGIKYIGEDGWIFVSRGAYTASATDPVDKEKSATALNASNPKILESVIGESEIHLEKIDDQHGNWLDCIKTRKQPISSIEKGHKACAICLISDIAMQLDRKLQWDPENEVFINDNDANTMLRREQRKPYGTDYVKL is encoded by the coding sequence ATGAATAGAAGAAAATTTATTAATCAAACAGCATTAGGAACCGTTGCCATGGTAGGGTTCCCTTCCATAGTGCCGGCACATGTTTTAGGGAAAAATGCTCCTAGTAACAAAATCAATATCGGGCAAATTGGTTGTGGCCGTATTGCACGTTCACATGATATATATGATACAATTCGTTTTGATGAGGCAAGATTCGTAGCTGTTTGTGATGTAGATTCTAAACGGGTGTTAGATGCTAAGAATTTAGTTGATGGTTTTTACAAGAAAAAGACAGGGAAAGATAATTATATGGATACCAGAGTGTATGAGGATTATCGAGAAATGCTATTAAATAAGGATATTGATGCTGTTGTAATAAGCACACCAGACCATTGGCATTCTCAACCTGCTATGGAAGCGGCTTTGGCTGGAAAAGATATTTATTTACAAAAACCAACGTCTTTAACTGTAAAGGAAGGACAACAGCTGCGTGATGTTGTAAAAAAGACCGGCTCTATTTTACAAGTAGGTACACAACAGCGAGCCATGCCCCAGTTTCGCTATGCTGCAGAATTAGTGCGAAATGGGCGCATAGGAAATCTACATACGGTTAAGATTGGTCTTCCGGGTGACCCTGCAGGTCCAGAAGCGCCTGAAATGCCTATTCCATCAAACTTAAATTTTGATATGTGGCTAGGATCTACACCAAACGTGCCATATACAGAAATAGGAGTTCATCCTCAAGACGGGTATAACAGACCAGGCTGGTTACGTCAAAGAAATTACGGAGCAGGTATGATTACTGGCTGGGGACAACATCATTATGATTCTGCTGCCTGGGGAATGAATACAGAGCTTTCTGGACCGATTTCGGTTGAGGCTTTGGCTGAGTTTCCAAAGTCAGGATTGTGGAACGTTCACGGAGATTTCTTTGTGAAGCATGAATATGATAATGGTATAGAAGTATATACCAGTGGAGGTTACACCAATGGGATTAAATATATTGGAGAAGATGGATGGATTTTTGTGTCCCGAGGGGCATATACAGCTTCAGCGACCGACCCTGTTGATAAGGAAAAAAGTGCTACAGCTTTGAATGCTTCCAATCCAAAAATATTAGAATCTGTAATTGGAGAGAGCGAAATACATCTAGAGAAAATAGACGATCAACATGGTAATTGGTTAGACTGTATAAAAACCAGAAAACAGCCCATTTCTTCAATAGAAAAAGGACATAAAGCTTGTGCTATTTGTTTGATAAGTGATATTGCAATGCAGCTTGACAGAAAATTACAGTGGGATCCCGAAAATGAAGTATTTATTAATGATAATGATGCAAATACCATGTTACGCAGAGAGCAGCGAAAACCTTATGGTACCGATTATGTGAAACTATAA
- a CDS encoding transposase — MYKNDKVIRRYSEPFKLKILDEITTGKLNKNQLGKLYSIAPTTVNEWIRKYNRKDLMNTRVKVETKDEISRIKALQKEIEQLKKLLLKKDLDALVLDSYLEVAAEDLGYKSVAELKKS; from the coding sequence ATGTACAAAAACGACAAAGTAATCAGACGGTATTCAGAACCTTTTAAACTGAAAATTTTAGACGAAATCACAACCGGCAAACTAAACAAAAACCAATTGGGGAAACTCTATTCTATTGCACCAACAACCGTAAATGAATGGATCAGGAAGTACAACCGTAAAGACCTCATGAACACCAGAGTAAAAGTGGAAACAAAAGACGAAATATCTAGAATTAAAGCACTTCAAAAGGAAATTGAACAGCTTAAAAAACTACTCTTAAAAAAGGATCTGGATGCCTTGGTATTGGATTCTTATCTGGAAGTAGCTGCAGAAGATCTGGGCTACAAATCTGTTGCTGAACTAAAAAAAAGCTAA